In a single window of the Chloroflexi bacterium ADurb.Bin180 genome:
- a CDS encoding preprotein translocase subunit SecA has translation MDLDTGPTPVPTSGSLAFVCTLCYNRPMLKELLGKIVGDANEREINRMAPLIEEINDLEAQYQPLTDEQLQALTAGFRAEVREATADLAADVADLQARLTAEPDADDRRALGLELETARKRLRDAEEEVLSEILPRAFAAVREAARRTLGERHFDEQLKGGIVLHRGKIAEMRTGEGKTLVATLPLYLNSLLGHGAHLVTPNDYLSKFGVQWMGPVYHLLGVSVGVIQSAAENPMLGSFVYDPAYPATDDRYQHLRPVQRREAYLADITYGTNNEFGFDYLRDNMVWDLNQCVQRELFYAIVDEVDNILIDEARTPLIISGPAEESGHEYSRLASIVQSLKQTHFSVEAPHAFEIAPGKSSEIRIEFAPKIPGKVSGTLVIHSNDRRLSHIEIPLRGGDARSKDSNTGHEAGLVATGACIRVDKSPIDWGVVRPGGSESVYLRIDNVSETEPLRITSLETGDYVVDEKARQVTLTEGGIEHVQRLLNVGDLYQDGQTHWLADLENALRANVLYQRDRDYVIKDGQVIIVDEFTGRLMYGRRYSEGLHEAIEAKERVDVKQASLTLATISFQNYFRMYSKLAGMTGTAATEAEEFQRIYSLDVTTIPTHRPMIRQDMPDQVYKTEKAKFRAVVQEIRELSDSGRPILVGTTSVETSEMLAGLLDREGIKRYQVLNAKQHEKEAIVVAQAGRSGAVTIATNMAGRGVDILLGGKPDGLARETLRKQGVDLTQVDPEVWQRELEKARVACAEDKERVVAAGGLHVIGTERHEARRIDNQLRGRAGRQGDPGSSRFFVSLEDDLMKRFGGATVAGLMDRLGVDESIPIEHSLISSSIANAQVKVEGYNFDLRKHLLDYDDVVNEQRRIIYEQRRLVLTSDRLKDTILGMVQDELRALVAVHTAGDPSEWNLPGLLQAARTILPIAEKDRPQWQDLSSAEIEAQLVEMAARYYEQKEQQQGEATMRQLERLLMLNSIDRLWVRHLTALDELREGIGLRAIAQRNPLVEYKREAFDMFEELKAAISSEVAHRVYFASLVRQPVRREAAQPARRPGQNARSGAVPTRSPLAAAAAPARKPAAAATVGRNDPCPCGSGKKYKNCCMRH, from the coding sequence ATGGATCTTGACACCGGGCCCACGCCGGTGCCCACCAGTGGCAGCTTGGCCTTCGTTTGCACCCTGTGCTATAATCGCCCCATGCTGAAAGAACTGCTTGGCAAGATCGTCGGCGACGCCAACGAGCGCGAGATCAACCGCATGGCGCCGCTCATCGAGGAAATCAACGACCTCGAAGCGCAGTACCAGCCCCTCACCGACGAGCAGCTACAGGCCCTCACCGCCGGCTTTCGTGCCGAGGTGCGCGAGGCCACCGCGGACCTGGCGGCGGACGTGGCCGACCTGCAAGCGCGTCTGACCGCCGAGCCGGACGCCGATGACCGCCGTGCGCTCGGTCTCGAGCTGGAGACGGCTCGCAAGAGGCTGCGCGACGCGGAGGAAGAGGTGCTGTCCGAAATCCTCCCCCGCGCCTTTGCCGCCGTGCGTGAGGCAGCCCGGCGCACCCTCGGCGAACGCCACTTTGACGAGCAGCTCAAGGGCGGCATCGTGCTGCACCGCGGCAAGATCGCCGAAATGCGCACCGGGGAAGGCAAGACCCTCGTCGCCACCCTGCCCCTCTACCTCAATTCGCTGCTGGGTCACGGCGCCCACCTGGTCACGCCCAACGACTATCTCAGCAAGTTCGGCGTGCAGTGGATGGGCCCGGTGTACCACTTGCTCGGCGTGTCGGTCGGGGTCATCCAGTCGGCAGCGGAGAACCCGATGCTGGGCTCTTTCGTCTACGACCCGGCCTATCCGGCAACGGACGACCGCTACCAGCACCTGCGCCCCGTACAGCGCCGCGAGGCCTACCTGGCCGACATCACCTACGGCACGAACAACGAGTTCGGCTTTGATTACCTGCGCGACAATATGGTCTGGGACCTCAACCAGTGCGTGCAGCGCGAGCTGTTCTATGCCATCGTCGATGAGGTCGACAACATCCTCATCGATGAGGCGCGCACGCCGCTAATCATCTCTGGACCGGCCGAAGAGTCGGGGCACGAGTACTCGCGGCTGGCCAGCATCGTGCAGAGCCTCAAGCAGACCCACTTCTCCGTCGAGGCGCCCCACGCGTTCGAGATCGCACCGGGCAAGTCCAGCGAGATCAGAATCGAGTTCGCGCCCAAGATCCCGGGCAAAGTGTCTGGCACGCTCGTTATCCACTCGAACGACCGGCGCCTGTCGCACATCGAGATCCCGCTGCGCGGCGGCGATGCCAGGTCGAAGGACAGCAACACCGGACACGAGGCCGGCCTGGTGGCCACCGGGGCCTGCATCCGCGTCGACAAATCGCCCATCGACTGGGGCGTGGTCCGGCCCGGCGGTAGCGAGTCGGTCTACCTGCGCATCGATAACGTCTCCGAAACCGAACCGCTACGCATCACCTCGCTCGAGACGGGCGACTATGTGGTCGACGAAAAGGCCCGCCAGGTGACGCTCACCGAGGGCGGCATCGAGCACGTGCAGCGCCTGCTCAATGTGGGCGACCTCTACCAGGACGGGCAGACCCACTGGCTGGCCGACCTGGAGAACGCCCTGCGCGCCAACGTGCTCTACCAGCGCGACCGCGACTATGTGATCAAGGACGGCCAGGTTATCATCGTCGACGAGTTCACCGGCCGCCTGATGTACGGCCGCCGCTACTCCGAGGGCCTGCACGAAGCCATCGAAGCCAAAGAGAGGGTGGACGTCAAGCAGGCCAGCCTGACCCTGGCCACCATTTCCTTCCAGAACTATTTCCGTATGTACAGCAAGCTCGCCGGAATGACCGGAACTGCGGCCACCGAAGCCGAAGAGTTCCAGCGCATTTACTCGCTGGATGTGACCACCATCCCCACCCACCGGCCGATGATCCGCCAGGATATGCCCGACCAGGTCTACAAGACCGAAAAAGCCAAATTCCGTGCCGTGGTCCAGGAGATCAGAGAGCTGAGCGATTCGGGGCGCCCGATCCTGGTCGGCACCACCTCGGTCGAGACTTCGGAAATGCTCGCCGGCCTGCTGGACCGTGAAGGCATCAAGCGCTATCAGGTGCTCAACGCCAAGCAGCATGAGAAAGAAGCCATCGTGGTGGCCCAGGCGGGCCGCTCCGGCGCCGTGACCATCGCCACCAACATGGCCGGCCGCGGGGTGGACATCTTGCTCGGCGGCAAACCCGATGGTCTGGCCCGCGAAACGCTGCGCAAGCAGGGCGTCGACCTGACCCAGGTCGATCCCGAGGTCTGGCAGCGCGAGCTGGAGAAGGCTCGCGTGGCCTGCGCCGAGGACAAGGAAAGGGTCGTGGCCGCTGGCGGCCTGCACGTTATTGGCACCGAACGCCACGAAGCGCGGCGCATCGACAACCAGTTGCGCGGCCGCGCCGGCCGGCAGGGTGACCCCGGCTCGTCGCGTTTCTTTGTCTCGCTCGAAGACGACCTGATGAAGCGCTTTGGCGGCGCCACCGTGGCCGGCCTGATGGACCGCCTCGGCGTCGACGAGAGCATTCCCATCGAGCACTCGCTCATCAGCAGCTCCATCGCCAATGCCCAGGTCAAGGTCGAAGGCTACAACTTTGACCTGCGCAAGCACCTGCTCGACTATGATGATGTGGTCAATGAGCAGCGCCGGATCATCTACGAGCAGCGCCGGCTGGTGCTCACTTCGGATCGCCTGAAAGACACCATTCTGGGCATGGTTCAGGACGAGCTGCGTGCTCTGGTGGCCGTGCATACGGCCGGCGACCCGAGCGAATGGAACCTGCCCGGCCTGCTGCAGGCCGCGCGCACGATCCTGCCCATCGCTGAGAAGGACCGCCCGCAGTGGCAGGACCTGAGCAGCGCCGAGATCGAGGCCCAGTTGGTCGAGATGGCAGCTCGCTACTATGAGCAGAAGGAGCAGCAGCAAGGCGAGGCGACGATGAGGCAGCTCGAGCGCCTGCTGATGCTGAACTCGATCGACCGGCTGTGGGTGAGGCACCTCACTGCCCTCGACGAGCTGCGCGAGGGCATCGGCCTGCGGGCCATCGCTCAGCGCAACCCGCTGGTCGAGTACAAGCGCGAAGCGTTTGATATGTTCGAAGAGCTCAAGGCAGCCATCTCTAGCGAGGTGGCACACCGCGTCTACTTTGCCTCCCTGGTTCGACAGCCTGTGCGCCGCGAGGCAGCGCAGCCGGCGCGCCGGCCCGGGCAGAACGCCCGCTCCGGCGCTGTGCCGACGCGCAGCCCTCTGGCCGCCGCGGCCGCGCCGGCGCGCAAGCCGGCCGCTGCCGCCACGGTGGGCCGCAACGATCCCTGCCCCT
- the prs_2 gene encoding Ribose-phosphate pyrophosphokinase has product MAVTLYGEMALIAGTGNPELASEISAHLKTPLVGREIIDYPNENIFIRLERSVRSQDVFIIQPTCSPVNRNIMELLIMIDTVKRASAGRITAVIPYYGYGRTDKKDQPRVPITARLIADMIGTAGADRVLLIDLHAQQLQGFFSIAVDEISAFPILAKYWLEKRLKNAVVVAPDVGAAKRSRNFAEVLDVPLAIIEKRRLSNLPESKAFNVIGHVKGMHAIIYDDEIDTAGTLMEAAHALRKRGVLSVSACVTHAVLSPPAMERIRKARLQELVVTNTIPLKPEKRLPNIKVLTVAGLVGDVIDSIHRGQSVGTAIDKHEEACGLPAVNDD; this is encoded by the coding sequence GTGGCGGTTACATTGTACGGGGAGATGGCGCTGATCGCCGGCACTGGGAATCCCGAGTTGGCCAGCGAGATCAGCGCGCATCTCAAGACACCACTGGTCGGCCGCGAAATCATCGACTATCCAAACGAGAACATCTTTATCCGGCTGGAACGCAGCGTCCGCTCGCAGGACGTCTTTATCATTCAGCCAACCTGCTCGCCGGTGAACCGCAACATCATGGAACTGCTGATCATGATCGATACGGTCAAGCGGGCCTCGGCCGGGCGGATCACCGCGGTGATCCCTTACTATGGCTATGGCCGCACCGACAAGAAGGACCAGCCGCGCGTGCCCATCACGGCCCGCCTCATCGCCGATATGATTGGCACGGCCGGCGCCGACCGGGTGCTGCTCATCGACCTGCATGCCCAGCAGTTGCAGGGCTTTTTCAGCATCGCTGTCGACGAGATCAGCGCCTTTCCCATCCTGGCCAAGTACTGGCTGGAGAAGCGGCTGAAGAACGCGGTGGTGGTCGCCCCCGACGTGGGCGCGGCCAAGCGCTCACGCAACTTTGCCGAGGTGCTCGACGTTCCCCTGGCCATTATCGAAAAGCGCCGCCTGAGCAACCTGCCCGAAAGCAAGGCCTTTAACGTCATCGGCCACGTCAAGGGCATGCACGCCATTATCTATGACGACGAAATCGATACCGCTGGAACGCTGATGGAAGCAGCCCATGCGCTGCGCAAGCGCGGCGTGCTCAGCGTCTCGGCCTGCGTGACCCACGCCGTACTCTCTCCGCCGGCGATGGAGCGCATTCGCAAGGCCCGACTGCAGGAACTGGTGGTGACCAACACCATCCCGCTCAAGCCGGAAAAGCGCCTGCCCAACATCAAGGTGCTCACCGTGGCCGGGCTGGTGGGCGATGTCATCGACAGCATCCACCGCGGCCAGTCCGTGGGCACAGCCATCGACAAACACGAAGAGGCCTGTGGCCTGCCGGCAGTGAATGACGACTAG
- the speG_1 gene encoding Spermidine N(1)-acetyltransferase, which translates to MTINGTRIRLRRIERSDIPTFVRWFNDPEVRQGLLMYLPMSLAGEEKWFEHQVETDRLIFGIETLAGQLIGNLGIEPVDWKNRNAEIGIVIGEKEYWNQGYGTEAIVTVLRFMFTEMNLHRVMLRVFDFNHRAQRCYEKCGFVLEGRLRQSFYHQGQYCDELVMGLLRDDYLKDHPLA; encoded by the coding sequence GTGACCATCAATGGCACCAGAATCAGGCTGCGTCGTATCGAGCGCAGCGACATTCCGACCTTTGTGCGCTGGTTCAACGATCCGGAGGTGCGCCAGGGGTTGCTGATGTACCTGCCGATGTCGCTGGCCGGAGAGGAAAAGTGGTTCGAGCACCAGGTAGAAACCGACCGGCTCATCTTTGGCATCGAAACGCTCGCGGGCCAGCTCATCGGCAACCTGGGCATCGAGCCGGTGGACTGGAAGAACCGCAATGCCGAGATCGGCATCGTGATCGGGGAAAAAGAGTACTGGAATCAGGGCTATGGCACCGAAGCCATCGTCACTGTGCTGCGCTTTATGTTCACCGAAATGAACCTGCACCGGGTGATGCTGCGCGTGTTTGACTTTAACCATCGCGCCCAACGCTGCTATGAAAAGTGCGGCTTTGTGCTCGAGGGGCGGCTGCGCCAGTCGTTCTATCACCAGGGGCAGTATTGCGACGAGCTGGTGATGGGCCTGCTGCGCGACGACTATCTGAAGGACCACCCGCTGGCATAG